A region from the Rhizoctonia solani chromosome 13, complete sequence genome encodes:
- a CDS encoding glycoside hydrolase family 43 protein: MCRDSAGKWFLFSTGVGIPIRTSTDRINWTLVGTVWSPGQATWITHTQAELIRISGHPIVHTRTGNSTRNSAIFFAKSSTGLPGSWSHQGQVLATSTSNDYNAIDPNLIIDGNNWWLTFGSYWSGIKLVQLSPSTGKPSSSTVYSIAKRTAGGGAVEAPILAPKMNNFHYTGTLILSTHDSIIGPGGQHVYKDSDAWVIDYHYYTSTGSLLGINLLDFSSGWPVLY; encoded by the exons ATGTGCCGGGACTCGGCTGGTAAATGGTTCCTATTCT CTACTGG AGTTGGTATCCCCATTCGCACATCGACCGACAG GATTAACTGGACCCTGGTCGGTACTGTATGGTCGCCTGGCCAGGCAACTTGGATTACCCATACACAGGCGGAACTGATAAGGATATCTG GGCACCCGATTGTACATACAAGAACGGGCAATTCTAC TCGTAACTCTGCCATCTTCTTCGCCAAGTCCTCTACTGGCCTTCCCGGTTCGTGGTCGCATCAAGGGCAGGTCCTTGCCACTAGCACTTCTAATGACTATAAT GCGATCGACCCCAACCTGATTATTG ACGGTAACAACTGGTGGTTGACGTTCGGATCCTACTGGAGTGGTATCAAGCT TGTTCAGTTGAGCCCGAGCACTGGGAAGCCTTCTAGCTCTACCGTTTATTCAATTGCCAAGCGTACAG CGGGAGGAGGGGCAGTCGAAGCTCCCATCTTG GCACCTAAGATGAATAACTTTCACTATACAGGAACATTGATTCTCTCTACGCACGATTCTATCATTGGCCCTGGTGGACAACACGTTTACAAGGACTCAGATGCTTGGGTCATAGACTACC ATTACTACACCAGCACTGGGTCATTGCTGGGCATCAATTTGCTCGACTTCTCGAGTGGATGGCCTGTTCTCTATTGA